The genomic DNA GATCAAGGTTTCATAAAGCTTTCATAATAactgcatgaaaaaatatttgtacatgaagcttattaaaatttcttttctttgttgtGGGGATggagataaaaacaaaacatgaaaaaatacaaaatttggtTAAGTATTCAAACCGATTGAATTGCTGGACGCGGTTTTccgttattattactataatcCAACGAGGCCAGAAATGGACTGGCAATAAACGATAAGTGCTATTGTCGTACAAACCATCGACTCGATCCGAAAACTTGGCGGAACTTATTCACATTAACTAGTGACTACAttggattttattttctacaacgATCTTGTTAACCTTTCAATATActtcataaaatataacaatttaacTGTAGAAATACACGTCGCATGTATAACGTTATACGCGCGAATTGGAAAGTAAACGTGCGCGTATGAATTACGGAATGcgtgtacatacatttaataactgattgaataattcaatttcaatcttttATATTTACATGATGTATAGAAATCTTCAACATGAAGCGATTgtgtattcaattttaatgtaacgtaattgaattatttatttatgcgtTACGCTTTTAAAGTAGGTTTATTTATTATGTGATGTATTGCACTTGTCACGCTatatattatcaataaaaatatgtgtatatatatatacacttagGTAATGTTTATACATGAGCAATTGTTAATCCATCAAACTGCATTCAACACTCGACACTTTACTTGCAAcagttgtttgtttttggGTTCATGCAGCGAAGTTTCAGCTCCGGTGACCCACGATTGATACTTGATATTTctcaaaagttaaaaataaaaaccattgTAACACAGAATTCTAGAATCCCACAGACTTTAGAGCTAGTAAGTTAAAAGGGAATTGTCAAattataactaaaaaaaaaaaaaaaaaaatcctacaaTTTTGTATTACGTTCACCGTCGTCTAAAAAAACTTCTAACGCGTTTCGTACAGTTTAGTTAACTCGGTCGTgcgaaaatttattcagtATTAATATCGAACGAAAAGATCTCCGGTGAAAGTACTGAGTCGTGAATGACTGGCTGAAAAATACCGTAAATATCTAATCAAACCCAAAAGGGTAAAGATCAAGTGCGGTTTGATCGGCACCAGCGATTCACCGTTCCTGAGTCAGCGGGGCCGTCTTCGAGGTCTGGTCATCACGTTTTTGGGTGGGACCAGAGTTGAAAAGTGGCCTCAAGCTCTCAACGGGCACCAAACACTTTAGACTAGCCGTACCTGAACTGTGGCTGGGCAAACGCGGCATATCGCACTGTTCGCACTTGTCCATAAGCGGATGGTTGTCGAAGGTACACATCCCGCAGACCCACGAGGGTCCGTCGCGTTCCTCCCGGTCCCCGGACGGGATCCAGGCTGGAGGTCGAGAGGGCAGAGGCGGTGGCCTCGGGTTCGTTCCAGCGAAGGGTACGAACGGCTGCCCTGTGTAGATGCTTTGATAGAACTCTTCGTTTGTCTCTCCCAGAGGCACTGCGAGTAACGTGGCCAAAACGTGATTcgagcttttttcttttcttttttaacagGCAATTATGTCGTACTTCGTACACAATAAAACTCTTACGAGGAAACTATCCCAggtcgatctctccgattttGTTTCTTCTGTGATATGTTACAGTAGACTAAAATCTGAAGCACCgtgtcttgttttttttttttttttttttttttttttttaatctgccATCAAACACTGTAAGGCGGTAAAACCACCCCTcaaagtaaggcatgtcaAGGGGTGATTTGGCAATTTCATTAACaagaacataatattttttataacagtccagctggaaaagttttctcatcaTGTGAAATGAAGAATGTAATTTtcgcaattaaaaaaataatcaaaaaaatgagataaaaaaaaatacgcgttGCCTTAGTTATTAGTCTACTATAACGTGttgcaaaagaaatcaaatcggagataTCGACCTGGGATACCTTCCCGGTTAGAATTATTTCGCTGCTTACCTGCCGGGTCTGACGTTTGGTCGACTTCGCTAGCCATTCTGTCGCATTCAACTTGGAGTTGGTAAATTTCGCTTCGAAGTTTGCTCTCCAGCTCCTGCAAATTGATCAACAATAATATCGGTGCAGAGTTGGATAATAAACGGTTAACGAAATTAGAAGaggatcagaaattttttttaataaaccgTAACGGTTGAATCGTGACCGAATAATTTATACCTGCGGGGGCGTAGCGGCGTTGAACGGTCTTGCCAAACATTTCAGCTCTCGTTTCATGGCGTCcagttttcctttttccgcTCGCAATTCCTTAGCGAGACGATTTCTTCTCACCATCTGCTCAGCGACCAGTTGCTTTTGATGATCCGCCACTGTAAAGCCAATACGAAGAATAATGCTTAAGctatattaattattcatccATTTTACGAGTAGGTAATAATTTCGCGGTTCCACATCTGCGcgagaaatgaatgaaaaatttacaaagtcAAATTGGAAATATTATTGCAATTCTTACGAGGATATGCCTCATGTCTTTCGAATCGGTGTTCCATCACGAAAGAGTTGAAATGTAAACTCGGAAGATGAAAACGAACAATAACGCCCACTGCCGTGTTTCGACTGGACGCTACTCGGAAAACTAAAAGCAATTATTGCAAATCGTCTTTTGTATCGTCCAATGATTTTCCGTATTGGACTCGTATATTGATTACGAAACTGTCACGTGATTCTTCGGCCTTATCTGTCGGCTGATAAGCCGTAACGCGAGGTGGAATCACATTTCAATaacaaaaagtaaatttttcagtttggaaaaaatcaatttgaagttttgtagataaatttgtttcaagatttaatagattttcaaatttttatcggaattttttcatctatacATTCTTTTTCTCCGACACTCCGAAACGGAAATAATTCACGCCAATTTATCTCCTCTGTGTGTATATTTCTCAAAGTTTGGGAATGTGAAATACATAGAATATTGTTCGACACTTTGTAAGTAAGCTGATGACTAAAGTCGCGAATTGAACTTTGTCCAATGACCGATTGGCCGGCGGGACAAACATGCATAAGTGAAAATGTGCTAAATATATCATTCAGGTAAAACGACCAGCTTTCGTCCACAAGTACAATCGAATCTCTATACATATGCATGAGTGTGTACATAGATAGAGAAGAAAGAGACTAGAAATGCACGCTGCGACCACTTACgatgtctgtctgtctgtttgTCCGGCTTATCCGCGGGTGTATAATAACTCGCGGGAAAAACGCCAACAAGAAGAATCTATTTTAGCTATTGAACGGATAAACGCACGCCTAAACCGAATAGTAAACACAAGCCAATAAATTGGCGCGAAAATAGTAGGAACAGATTCCAACCGGATAGGTCGTAGGTGGAGGATGAAGAGGGAGCGACGAGGAGGGGCTAATTATACACATTTATAATCACCCGCCGCGACGGCCTCGCACCCCGCCTCCATTTGATTGTCAACGCTCTGCAGACGCACAAAATTAACCCAGACagagatttttcgaaaaaggtTTACCTCCGTCCGTCGCGATACAGCCTCACCGATGGAAAACGGGACCAAGTTACGCGCCAGTTATGCATGCGCAAAAATACGCTGGAGCGCTGTTTGGAGATCGGATTGGGAAGAGCGCGAGAAAACTTGAATGGAGAAAAGGAAGTATGTATTTGGTTTTTCTGACGTTCCTGCGTTTTAGTTTTAtcgtcttatttttatttatttttttatttttattgaaattcagAATGCATGCGTCTGTACTTGATCTGTTGGATCGATTGGACTCAAGTCTGCAgggaatttcgttttttcattgtatatataatgtgcACAGATATGTCTGGTTTCTGTTTTCGGGTGCCTGCAGGTAGGAATGTTTTTTTGGAATAGATATGTATGCCAGGGTGTGCTTTGTTACGTGACTGACATAGAGTTATGTGTCTAGGAATGAATGGTGACggagattaaaataaaatcgttatGTATACGGATCAGTGTTCTCTGCGTTGGCGGTTCCGGAAATTCTCAAATAGAGTGTAAATTTACATCATCGAAACTTTTCAAGGATAACAATAAACCGCGCGGATGAtatctctctcactctctcttttttttagaGGTCTGCACAGTGAAGTAATCGGaaagtaaatttattataagatTTACGACGACGAAGGTCTCCGTGTTTTCTTGCAAAGTAAAAACCTtaatgtttgtttgtttgtttgtttgtttgttaccGTATCGAACTAGACAAACTGTACCATTTTCCTTGTGTCGGAAGGAATGTTCGCGAGATATGAAAAATGCAAGAATCATttatcagaaaaatattttttgagaagaaaaagatttaaaaaatggtacAAGATATAGATACGAGAACGATCTTCCGCTTCAATCAACAATGCGGAAAAAGTAAAGTGATTCAGCCTTCGATTTCGCAATTACTCAAAGCTCGCGTATATACATGTAGCTAGTACCAGACCTCGAGATCTCGTCTAGAAGAAGCTTATACTAAATTGCATCGACGAAGGATATACAAGCGCGGTTGCAGAGGCAGAGATCTAGAGATCTAGAGAAGTCCGTATCACGTTCTGCACAGTGACCCGCACATTCATTCTCTCTGGGCGACGTTTTCTGCAAAGAGAAGAACTGAAATAGCCGAAAAAGAATAGTCTACGGTATAACACACGTCATAATAGAGCCATCGACAAGCCTGTGCAAAGTCGTAAATTATTCCGACGACGCGTTTCGCAGGGTCGACGAATTCGTCGAGTCGTTGATAACCGGAAGGCGATATGCGACGATGAACGAACGGCGAAATCGtgttttccccgcttctgaatTCCTCCATGTTCGAGACGGTTTTAGCCCTAACGTATCGGGGGCCACCGGGTTGGATCCGAGTGCCAGACGGTCAGGTGGCCGACGACGGGGGCGACTCTGACGCTTTTCGAGCGCCCACCAGCCATCGTCATGTGGTATGCGTCGCTCCCACACTCCGGCTATGTATAGTCTCGCTCTCGGCCAGGAATTCATAAATATCACCGACACCGGCCCGTCGAGCATAGTTACTCCCGATACCTCGCCGCTGGCGCTATCACCCGGCCTATTCTACACCTGCAGGGATTAGGGAAGGCAGGTGTCGGCGGGCAAATCGGGGGGagtaagaaataattattgcgaGATTTTAGGCCATCCCCAAAAATCGGGGAGTGAAAAGGTTGGAAATAAATGGATGAAATTGGAATCGTCGGAACTTACTTGAAAACTCGAGGTTCCTTTTTTTTGGACAACTGaaagcgaaaaaagaaaaagagaagtacACGAAGGTTTGGATCTCACCTTTATTTACCGGCGATTGTAAGAAGTCGGCAACGGTCGTATTCGTCAAGATGGGAGGTGGGGGGTTGGCGTTCGGTGCGAAAGTAGAGGGCGAGGGCGAGGCGGGTGTCGTTGGAAGGCTCGTCGAGGGCGCGAGGCCCGCTGTCGTCGGAACGGAAGGTGTCGTCGGCGCGCTCACCGTTGTCGTGGGACGAGGCAGCTGGCTCGGTGGTCCGGCCGGAAGCCCTGTCGAAAAATTATCCATTAAAGAGTCTTGCAACCAAGAATGGGACCATACAGAAATACTACTCAATAACCTGAAAACCTTAAATCAAGTAAAATGAACATATTTTTGCTATCTAAATGAACCTCTACCCGGGGGTCGGTGGGGCGTCGAAGCCGGGGGAAGCAAGGTCGTGGGCCTGGTCGGACCCATCGGGGGCCTTATCCTGGCGGCGGCCACGCTGCCGATGGCGCCGGGCCCGATGCTGATTTGGAGGCGACTCTGGAAGCCCCTCGGGTCGACGGAGGAGGTCGAGTAGGTGAGGCTGGAGCCGTGAGATCTGATGTTGATCGGAGGTTGGGGCTCGGAGGACGGGGGCCTCAGGGTAAGGCTGACGGAGGTGTAGCTCCGGGAGGTGTCGGTGAGGCCGTTCGTCAGTCCCCCGTTGTGGTCGGGTACGTGCCCGACGTAGTGAGGTCGGGGCTCTACCAGCAGGGCACTTCGTTTACAGGTACCGCCGACTGGTATCGTTCGAAAATCTGGACCAGGCGGTAGAAGAAAAGAATCGATTTAATCGACGGACCTGATATATTGCATTTCGATTGGTTAAGGATGAAACGTTAGGAGACATATGAAAAggactttgaaaaagaaaaataaactctAGCAATCTTATTTGCGCCAATGATAGTCTCTGTACGAATGAAACAACGTATCCTaagcaaattcaaatttaaatgaGACAAAGCTAATTGATCTATTGATTTCATTGATCTATTTGATGAAAGGTTTCAAGATTAGAATGCtcaaaataatgatatatAATGATATGACGAATAACATGGCTTGagatttttaataagttttattcaactctccaatttttgtttcagatcgCGGGTCTTGTTCATCCTTAACTTGGGTCTTAAGAATGTATCACGTCTAGGTACAGTCCAGCCGTCAAATTGTCAGAATCAAGAAAGAGAGGTTTAGAATCAATAACTGACAAAATATTAAGTtgcattataaaaatattccctCGGTATACCGAcagaaaagaataatttttttcttctagatTAAGGGGACACTTTTACGACTTAGGTCGCATTGATTGACGTGCGAGTTGCACTTGTTCAGTCTTTATTTCGTAATTCTTTCGCTTGAACGTTGTTTCGACTGGACGTCTGTAAGTAAACATGATTCATCCTTAACAAAATCCAAAACCAAAATTAACCTACACCCACACCAACAATAGCGCAGTTAGAAAATGATCGATATTTGTAAATCGAGTGGTGAAACCTGGAGGAGGTGATACGAAATCGCGTGGAATATGAATGAAAACTCGATGTCTATAATATTCTCGTTATTTCTTTGACATGTTAAATCGGTGttattctaataatttttaaaagctGCGGTTTACGCTGGCAGTAAAAACTGGAGATTATGTTTCCTAGTtcatatattttgaattcagataTTCTGAATTATGAACAATAACACAGTCCTGtaaatacatacgtatgttTATTGCATGGGTGGGCGGTATTCACCTTACTCAATAGAAAGAAatatggttgaaaaatgattgaaatataatatgtacgcCCCGAGGTTGCTACCGTTTGTTCGTTCTCCGTCAATATTATTCCAGGCTGGTGTGCGGAagagaaatgataaaattcacaaattgACTATAAATCCCTCCAGCGCCCACACGTCTGATAAAAATAAGTTAAATCGCGTTTAAAAACCTGCCCAAACACAGtaagtacaacaataattcTCACcgtaaagaaagaagaaaaaattggcaaaacggataaatttttccacaaaaaagTTAAACCTTGCAGTATTTTTCGCGCGTTTTCGGTCAAAGGCATCTTCCTTTAACCGAACGTGTCGCGTAAttgattcatatttttctttcctctgttCGTTAACGCAATTTAGATATTCGTACCGCGATTGCCAGCTGCAGGACTGCAGGCGACGTTGACGTTGAGTTCGAAGCCAGCGTTGTTGGGGTTCGTCAGGTCGTCGAAGAAGCCCCGTGACGGGCACGCGGCCGGTGCGGATGCGGGGGCGCCGTTTGGGGTGCGAGGACAGGTGTGGGCGACACCGATGTCCAGGGAGGCTGGCCGATGGGGACGAGGTGCGGCCTGATGATTCGAGTGGTTCGACGAATGGAGGTTCGAGTGGTTCATGGTCATCGCGTTGATCGAGGTCAGGGTGTCGGGGGGCGGTGGGGGCGGAAAGGCGCCCGAAGGCGGCCGCGACTCCTGCGTCGCGCGAAGGCTTCGCGCGCATGTCTCCTTGTCGTGGCTGTTCTGCAAAAAACGTCCTCCGATTTACACATCCGTTCTCCAGTTGCGTCAGCTCCGTCATCCCAAGAGACCGACGATCGACTAGAGAGTcgacgtaggtacatacatgttGCACATGCTGAGTTAAGCGGACTGCGGGTCGTAAAGTAAAGACTTCCGGGAACGCGAGCTCGGCTGGGTCTTTGaccgaaaaattatcaaaacatcaattttcGGTTCTTCGGTGGTTATGCTTTGGCACGATGATGTTGTACGCTGCGGACTTAGACCCATCGGTGAAGCATACCTCCATCGCAGACCGAGCGTTTGATATTTTGCATCGGGATTTTCGACACATGCACATCAGAGCTTGTATGTGCCGAATATGTATACGTCCGACACCTCGAAAGTAATGCATTGGAAGAGCCAGCTGAAGGATATGTGGAGGGAAATTAATCAAGAACGCATTTTCATTACGGCAATTGATCGCGAACCCCTCGCGTGTAATTAGACCAAACTTGGAGCTTCCGTGCACACAGTGCCACgtggtatttgaaaaaatagtctAAATTCATGTTAGAAAACAGTGTCcggagagaaaaatatgacaagtttggttatgaattttataaaattctgcACAACGTGAGGTGACGGAATCAATTATTGCAGTAACGGAACTGCGCTCGTTGAAAAAATCCCACCGTTGGTTCTTCTCTGAAGTTCGCTTTCGAGGTTGGTACGTCTTCTTGGGAATATCTTTTCAACACGTGGGACAGAGGGATTATTCACGCCAGCTGACATGCATGTGTAAATCACGCAAGACTGTTGGTATACGtacgtgtgcgtgtgtgtatatatatatatgtatgtatatatacacaggtaACACGACGTTGAGTCTGTTTAAAGATCACTTTGCGGTAGgttcgtaaaagaaaaaaaaaaaattgcgttaaaaacaatattaaaaagagcgtggatGATTATATTTGGAACAAAgttattattcatataatcAAAGtgtaattatacgtataataggtAAACGAACAACGGCAGCAACTCAACACTGTTACGGTATATACATGTAGAATTATTAGCAAAAAGAGCAACGGGCTATGACGAATGAACGAAAATCACAATCAACTCCAACGACACACAGCATGCAACAacgaaattgatgaaaagtgTGAATATGGGTATGAAAATGCGGTCTGTGGTCTCTAGTGGAGGGAGGGTGAAGGTGGTTGGCTCGCCTTGGGTACCTGGGCAATGCACTGTGACACGACGTGGTCCGGGAGTGCGGGAAACTGCTGCTTCAGCTCATGGAATAGCTGCATTATCGCGATGTTAGAGCAGTGACAGTCCCCCATCGCAGGCCCCCATCCTCGTGGAAAGGCCTACCTAAGAAGACATCGGATCAGTCACAATTTATGGTATTAATCGGTATTAATGATCAACGACGATTGAGAACTCGATTATTATCATAGAGATAGATAGACGGTGGTGGTGGGAGAGGAGGCGGATTGAGAATTGGCGAGGCAGGCGTTTCTCGACTGCGATTCATTCCTCCGATCGCTCGCAGGATTAGTCCAAAGCACCGCAGACCACTTTTGACTATTTATAATCAGGATTGACCCATTTTTCAAGACCAAGGTATAGTTCATTGCGCCACTGTTGGGTCGCGGTGAGGGCAACGGGCGTCTCTACACATGGACCATGGACCCAGGGAGTTGGCACCCGCCTCTCGAGGTGGACACCTGTGCCGCGTGCCAAAGGTGCGCTGTGCTGCATGCACGCAATTATCCACCGCCATGATCTGTGGTCGGTATATTTTATCCACAAGCGTATTTTACTCATCCGTAAGTCAGACGCTGTACCCTGCACCGACCTGactatatatacgtagataCAAATTTCTAGTTATAGGTGAAAATGTCCGCAGCTTCGGTCTAACGtgtcaaataaattatttccaatttttacacTCATACTTCGAGTCTCTATCGTATCTCATCTCTCTGCTATTGCTGTACCAAGAAACGTTTGGGCAGTGATTTTCAAAGCGGAGAAATTGTCAATGCAGCTACAGTGGTGTTCGCAACATATTTACACCTTGGTCAGTCAATTAAAACGATATTTCCGGTTACAGCAGACTTTGTGGTACAGAGAATGGTTCTTCTTCACTACCGCAATTACCATCGTCTTTTGATTCATACGGGGGAGATTCGCACGCGATTTTACGCGAGGCATTCAACTCGTCAAGGAACAAAGGACTTCCTTGTTCCAAAGGCTTTGCAACGCACAGTTTGCAGTTGGAAGATCGTTGCTGCTGCAGTTACAATTTCTGGCTGGGCGGTGCGTCGGTGGCAAAATACATATCAGGCGTTGCATCGGAGTAATAAGTATACTCTGGGAGATATACCTAGACATGTGATCTACGATCTACGGAAATTCTTGATCATCTTAGCGGCTTTCGCAAGAGGTGCCAGATTACTCGAGTTGCCCAAAGCATACGTGCGATATGAAAATTCGCGTTCAACTTATAGCACGACGATGATGCAGTTTGCTCCGGCTAGAGATCGGTTCGGCTCGTTTACTGCAGGAAATATTACTCGTTCCTTGTCAAAATTAGTGCAAATATATTCATAACGGTTCTGGATATGATAAGCCTTTTGTGACCTGTCGTACTACATAATTGATATTTACgtagttattttttcaaagaccCCCTACGTCGAAAATTCATCAACAATTTATGATTGgtttaaattatttccaacAACTTGCACGGCATCTATACTATTCTTAAGTTGTGCTACAAAAAGCTTTGGTGTATGCTTTTTGCTCATTGCAAATTGGGTATTTAGAGAAATGCGATCACTCGCATAATTGGGATTCAACGACGAGGAAATTGTTGCGGTATTTTGTTAGCTGTATAAAAGCAATGATCATATGCACTGCAATTTAAGTCAATCTGTACACTCATCTACCTTAAATGGCTCTATATATACgacattgtataatatttatatataacttGAGGAAAACTGTGATAAACTGTGAGAAATTACTTCAGTCTCTGTGATTTATTTTCGAACACTCGACGACGAGTGAAAGCGATGatagataaaattgaaatcgatGACGAGGGTATGgcgaaaaaatgttttggcACGTCCGAAACGTTTGTGATTCATCTGAACTCGATTTGTTTATCCGTGTGACGTATCTGTAACTTATATAAACAAAACTCGCACGTCAAtcgttgagaaaatttgatacaagattaaagaaaagtgtaaaataaacaaaacgatACAATTGTATagctaataataacaacgtgAAATCCAGCAAAGTCCACTACTTGTGTGATGTAGGGTTTTATCCTTGAATGAAGTTGATCTCCTGGCCTTTTTTCGGCcttatgaaatatatatgtagtcGATGAAACACATCGACGTCCAAATAACGATATAGAAAACGAATATTTGAGGAGCcactttatacatattttcacaaaaaatgtattcaagtTTGCTAAGATCtctgtttaaaaattcagCATTCACACCGACAGATAAcatcgaaaaaatataatccaGTGCTCAAAAGGATAGCGActgtgataaagaaaaaaaaaaaaaaaaaaaaaaaaaaatcagtaaacaagttggtcaaatttttgttacaaatTTGAACTCGAGGAGTGTATTAATAATCTCAAGTGTAGACACGGATGAGAAAGAGTAAGAATTTCATTCATACAAATTCACTGAAAGATTGAAGTGAAAataagtatatgtatgtatataccaagTCCAAGAGACATATAATAAACATGGAGCATGAAGCGATACGTTTCATAAACGAAATTCCGACTTGTCATATTAATCGCGAAAATTTGCTTACTCTGCGATAGATGAAGACGGATTGGTGCGCTGCGGTACAATTTAACgaaggtatatgtataacgtacatTGCGATATAAGGATACAGGGAGATAGAGAAAGTAAGAGAAAGAGGAATGGATATGACGCAAACGAGAGCAAAACCGGCAAATATTTGTgtggagaaaatgaaaaaggtaaaagaaaaacggaATTCTGGCTTGCCGGGAAGATATTTGTGTCACGAAATACCAGCTACGACGAAACGACGGAGGACGTACCTAAGTTCCTACCGACTATGCT from Diprion similis isolate iyDipSimi1 chromosome 2, iyDipSimi1.1, whole genome shotgun sequence includes the following:
- the LOC124416518 gene encoding TGF-beta-activated kinase 1 and MAP3K7-binding protein 2-like isoform X3 → MGDCHCSNIAIMQLFHELKQQFPALPDHVVSQCIAQNSHDKETCARSLRATQESRPPSGAFPPPPPPDTLTSINAMTTNHQAAPRPHRPASLDIGVAHTCPRTPNGAPASAPAACPSRGFFDDLTNPNNAGFELNVNVACSPAAGNRDFRTIPVGGTCKRSALLVEPRPHYVGHVPDHNGGLTNGLTDTSRSYTSVSLTLRPPSSEPQPPINIRSHGSSLTYSTSSVDPRGFQSRLQISIGPGAIGSVAAARIRPPMGPTRPTTLLPPASTPHRPPGLPAGPPSQLPRPTTTVSAPTTPSVPTTAGLAPSTSLPTTPASPSPSTFAPNANPPPPILTNTTVADFLQSPVNKVADHQKQLVAEQMVRRNRLAKELRAEKGKLDAMKRELKCLARPFNAATPPQELESKLRSEIYQLQVECDRMASEVDQTSDPAVPLGETNEEFYQSIYTGQPFVPFAGTNPRPPPLPSRPPAWIPSGDREERDGPSWVCGMCTFDNHPLMDKCEQCDMPRLPSHSSGETQDIHIRVTHHHNFSPRRTVHNWVV
- the LOC124416518 gene encoding mucin-2-like isoform X1, yielding MGDCHCSNIAIMQLFHELKQQFPALPDHVVSQCIAQNSHDKETCARSLRATQESRPPSGAFPPPPPPDTLTSINAMTMNHSNLHSSNHSNHQAAPRPHRPASLDIGVAHTCPRTPNGAPASAPAACPSRGFFDDLTNPNNAGFELNVNVACSPAAGNRDFRTIPVGGTCKRSALLVEPRPHYVGHVPDHNGGLTNGLTDTSRSYTSVSLTLRPPSSEPQPPINIRSHGSSLTYSTSSVDPRGFQSRLQISIGPGAIGSVAAARIRPPMGPTRPTTLLPPASTPHRPPGLPAGPPSQLPRPTTTVSAPTTPSVPTTAGLAPSTSLPTTPASPSPSTFAPNANPPPPILTNTTVADFLQSPVNKVADHQKQLVAEQMVRRNRLAKELRAEKGKLDAMKRELKCLARPFNAATPPQELESKLRSEIYQLQVECDRMASEVDQTSDPAVPLGETNEEFYQSIYTGQPFVPFAGTNPRPPPLPSRPPAWIPSGDREERDGPSWVCGMCTFDNHPLMDKCEQCDMPRLPSHSSGTASLKCLVPVESLRPLFNSGPTQKRDDQTSKTAPLTQER
- the LOC124416518 gene encoding TGF-beta-activated kinase 1 and MAP3K7-binding protein 2-like isoform X2, translating into MGDCHCSNIAIMQLFHELKQQFPALPDHVVSQCIAQNSHDKETCARSLRATQESRPPSGAFPPPPPPDTLTSINAMTTNHQAAPRPHRPASLDIGVAHTCPRTPNGAPASAPAACPSRGFFDDLTNPNNAGFELNVNVACSPAAGNRDFRTIPVGGTCKRSALLVEPRPHYVGHVPDHNGGLTNGLTDTSRSYTSVSLTLRPPSSEPQPPINIRSHGSSLTYSTSSVDPRGFQSRLQISIGPGAIGSVAAARIRPPMGPTRPTTLLPPASTPHRPPGLPAGPPSQLPRPTTTVSAPTTPSVPTTAGLAPSTSLPTTPASPSPSTFAPNANPPPPILTNTTVADFLQSPVNKVADHQKQLVAEQMVRRNRLAKELRAEKGKLDAMKRELKCLARPFNAATPPQELESKLRSEIYQLQVECDRMASEVDQTSDPAVPLGETNEEFYQSIYTGQPFVPFAGTNPRPPPLPSRPPAWIPSGDREERDGPSWVCGMCTFDNHPLMDKCEQCDMPRLPSHSSGTASLKCLVPVESLRPLFNSGPTQKRDDQTSKTAPLTQER
- the LOC124416518 gene encoding TGF-beta-activated kinase 1 and MAP3K7-binding protein 2-like isoform X5, translated to MTTNHQAAPRPHRPASLDIGVAHTCPRTPNGAPASAPAACPSRGFFDDLTNPNNAGFELNVNVACSPAAGNRDFRTIPVGGTCKRSALLVEPRPHYVGHVPDHNGGLTNGLTDTSRSYTSVSLTLRPPSSEPQPPINIRSHGSSLTYSTSSVDPRGFQSRLQISIGPGAIGSVAAARIRPPMGPTRPTTLLPPASTPHRPPGLPAGPPSQLPRPTTTVSAPTTPSVPTTAGLAPSTSLPTTPASPSPSTFAPNANPPPPILTNTTVADFLQSPVNKVADHQKQLVAEQMVRRNRLAKELRAEKGKLDAMKRELKCLARPFNAATPPQELESKLRSEIYQLQVECDRMASEVDQTSDPAVPLGETNEEFYQSIYTGQPFVPFAGTNPRPPPLPSRPPAWIPSGDREERDGPSWVCGMCTFDNHPLMDKCEQCDMPRLPSHSSGTASLKCLVPVESLRPLFNSGPTQKRDDQTSKTAPLTQER
- the LOC124416518 gene encoding TGF-beta-activated kinase 1 and MAP3K7-binding protein 2-like isoform X4 yields the protein MGDCHCSNIAIMQLFHELKQQFPALPDHVVSQCIAQNSHDKETCARSLRATQESRPPSGAFPPPPPPDTLTSINAMTTNHQAAPRPHRPASLDIGVAHTCPRTPNGAPASAPAACPSRGFFDDLTNPNNAGFELNVNVACSPAAGNRDFRTIPVGGTCKRSALLVEPRPHYVGHVPDHNGGLTNGLTDTSRSYTSVSLTLRPPSSEPQPPINIRSHGSSLTYSTSSVDPRGFQSRLQISIGPGAIGSVAAARIRPPMGPTRPTTLLPPASTPHRPPGLPAGPPSQLPRPTTTVSAPTTPSVPTTAGLAPSTSLPTTPASPSPSTFAPNANPPPPILTNTTVADFLQSPVNKVADHQKQLVAEQMVRRNRLAKELRAEKGKLDAMKRELKCLARPFNAATPPQELESKLRSEIYQLQVECDRMASEVDQTSDPAGQPFVPFAGTNPRPPPLPSRPPAWIPSGDREERDGPSWVCGMCTFDNHPLMDKCEQCDMPRLPSHSSGTASLKCLVPVESLRPLFNSGPTQKRDDQTSKTAPLTQER